The stretch of DNA ATCCCACCCTCCCCTGTGGTCATATTCTTGGTCGGATAGAAGCTGAAGGCCCCTGCCTCGCCGATGCCACCCACCCTCCTCCCCTTGTAGAGCGCACCGTGCGCCTGAGCGCAGTCCTCCAAGACGAGGACTTCCCTCCCCCCACCGGCCTCCCTTATAGCATCCAGATCTGCAGGATGTCCGTGGATGTGGACAGGTATCACAGCCTTGGTCCTCCCTGATATTTTCCTCCTGACCTCATCTGGGTCTATGGTACCCGTCCTGGGGTCCACATCGGCGAAAACAGGTCTCGCGCCAGAGAGTATCACGGCAGAGGCTGTCGCGAAGAAGCTGTAGCTGGGCACTATGACCTCGTCACCCGGTCCCACGCCCATTGCTATGAGCGCCACGTGAAGGGCCGCGGTTCCGTTAGAGACAGCGACAGCATACTTGCTTCCGATGTATGATGCAAAGGCTCGCTCAAACCTCTCAACAAGCTCCCCTTGAGCCAACATCCCTGACTTCAGGACCTCAATGACTTTCAGGATCTCCTTCTCACCTATGCAGGGCCTGGATATGGGTATCAACTTACCCCCCGGGCTAGCGCCCCAGCGATTAAAAAGGGTTTCACAGTGGTAGCGGGAGGGCCATCAGGTAGGCGATGGCCGAAGCCACCAAGGGCACTGCTATGTTATCTTCCGCACCGTAGAGCTCCGCCAAAGAGGATGCTGATGCTAAGATTAGGGAGCCTGGTAAGTTCCCAGTGATGAGGACCATGACGATGAAGAAAGAGAGAAAACCAGCCAGCGTACCCTCAATCGTCTTGTTGGTGAACGGCACCCTCCTGGCCCCGATGT from Candidatus Korarchaeota archaeon NZ13-K encodes:
- a CDS encoding DegT/DnrJ/EryC1/StrS family aminotransferase is translated as MIPISRPCIGEKEILKVIEVLKSGMLAQGELVERFERAFASYIGSKYAVAVSNGTAALHVALIAMGVGPGDEVIVPSYSFFATASAVILSGARPVFADVDPRTGTIDPDEVRRKISGRTKAVIPVHIHGHPADLDAIREAGGGREVLVLEDCAQAHGALYKGRRVGGIGEAGAFSFYPTKNMTTGEGG